A genomic segment from Flavobacterium inviolabile encodes:
- a CDS encoding DUF4132 domain-containing protein yields MSIETFLKQREIKNPIDQYKEELQQIVEGTGFFKLFKKKKLSKKAAALGLELIKKNKSGYYGNAAITLGSSRAEVFKNLIPEKIWDIREYYDLLIYFFGEEKAVYVKYAWEQMPYKIYQSSYLRRSFRAPNDENFAIINQVNFLINILQPLSKYDYKTGKTSYYNLNMEEHIAYTHEFYGNDNFYIWSAAIDLNNEKIFRLLEEIIQNKSETGKVSRECILALLNAKNKAGWLLVEKLLLAAQRQEGLRQVIVEALDEANVEALKYMIDVILEHKLTRFSSIVRAVDVWTGLGWEAEKESTIKTTLQFAKEFLNHPEKIAQAIKSTNNIEVYMALWAQGVEDVDKTVVYLQELLDKGTIEKKCLALKFASELCHPAIEMPLYYQAVKEPNLQILAFCFKGMNPLLNANAKSEFYINNDDFPAFFDQLDALLGQISEKEKVFDGKVFSWLKAKFNRNDIYEAMILLVGQDRGKLDRIMENFSGMAISLRESLTRNILKDFYQYSFSYGEKNNKNIPSDFQREFAFKLLKDRGEAIVATAINTLKPLKLNEKELNHFFELFKRKGATLRMHLIDLILKQDDEQLNAFIANLLTNGDSEQRMAGLELMIKLKEASRLLPEIENWTAAFNKRAKISEKEQKIIRQLSDHNETAILSAANGYGLYDPEKISPFALPVIEEDSYYKKAVKENKYGFSKPLHIIKSDLEQLSALYLNNKEYEYTSEDYYGKKEKILLGNRFSPTRYSFEGLSLREKYECYPLFELWEKWYLDSKLQPVDLFLLTFAERNDRKAWREILENEVFYFADFIPNPDNSRYQWNNPISKILVALGGIYPFEEKNKYLVDACIQVYSKLPDTVLKYKRNQEQTSYYSWSHDEHEYGSGWQAERCFNVFLNGIELKPDDELAKKVWNLYRWKQYSGLAENIGKNVPPLYVFSRAYEQHLVTKDELISAMLLPNRIQWLSADKKNNRDADDVLKDFPFVKPFFETIREYLLDIELKRKSSATPVTIFAQNLKKIYGINRFKELLTGLGKASLYKGYIYSWSGSEMNKQQLFTSLLKKCFPLPADNQDAFNAAMRDSGISENRLIEAAVYAPQWQQFISNYLGWNGLDEAIWWMHAHTKTAAYQQSNAEDESEIAKYSTLDVDDFKDGAVDKEWFDSAYKKLGKKRWELVYNAARYISEGNGHRRARLYADTILGDLKIREVTAKVKDKRDQDYLRVYGLVPLSKTNSEKDVLGRYLYLQQFKKESRDFGAQRQASEALAIRVAMENLARNAGYPDPIRLTWAMETKQVLEILSDATEIKIDDIVLNLVVDSDGKADVEVSKEGKMLKSIPAKYKKEKSVLALNEHKKVLREQFSRSRKGLEEAMIRGDEFHFEEMEVLIQHPVIAGHLQKLVFVLERESAVHIGFYHKGNLVDFAGELYPIQKEETIRIAHCYDLHASGTWREFQHYCFEKELVQPFKQIFRELYVPTADELAVGGVSGRYEGHQVQPKKTVALLKSRGWKVDYETGLQKLYRKEGYTVKLYAMADWFTPSDVESPTLETVEFHDLKTYKNIPFSEIDPRIFSEVMRDIDLVVSVAHVGGVDPESSHSTIEMRAVILEESIRLFKLGNVEVKGSHVMINGTYGTYSLHLGSAIVHQLPGRYLSILPVHSQHRGRLFLPFLDEDPKTSEIIAKVLLLSRDKEIQDPTVLSQIEMYSN; encoded by the coding sequence ATGTCGATTGAAACTTTTTTAAAGCAGAGAGAAATTAAGAATCCTATTGATCAGTATAAGGAAGAGCTTCAGCAAATTGTTGAGGGAACCGGATTTTTTAAACTGTTCAAAAAGAAAAAGCTGTCTAAAAAAGCGGCCGCTTTAGGATTGGAATTGATAAAGAAGAATAAAAGCGGATATTATGGAAATGCGGCTATTACTCTTGGCTCGTCAAGAGCTGAGGTATTCAAAAATCTGATTCCGGAAAAAATCTGGGATATCCGCGAGTATTATGACTTACTGATTTATTTCTTTGGAGAAGAAAAAGCAGTATATGTGAAATATGCCTGGGAGCAAATGCCATATAAAATATACCAGAGCAGTTATTTAAGGAGATCGTTCAGAGCTCCCAATGATGAAAATTTTGCAATAATCAATCAGGTTAATTTTCTGATCAATATACTACAGCCGCTATCGAAGTACGATTATAAAACAGGAAAGACCAGTTATTACAATCTGAATATGGAGGAGCATATAGCCTATACTCATGAGTTTTATGGCAATGATAACTTTTATATATGGTCGGCTGCCATCGATTTGAATAACGAAAAAATATTCAGGCTGTTAGAAGAGATTATACAGAATAAAAGTGAAACCGGAAAAGTTTCCAGGGAATGTATTTTAGCATTGCTTAACGCTAAGAACAAAGCCGGCTGGCTGCTGGTAGAGAAATTACTGCTGGCGGCACAACGCCAGGAAGGACTTCGGCAGGTTATCGTGGAAGCTTTGGATGAAGCCAATGTGGAAGCATTGAAATACATGATAGACGTTATTTTAGAACATAAACTAACCCGCTTTTCTTCAATCGTCAGAGCGGTTGATGTCTGGACCGGTTTAGGCTGGGAGGCCGAAAAGGAAAGCACAATTAAAACAACCTTACAATTTGCTAAAGAATTTTTAAATCATCCTGAGAAAATAGCCCAGGCAATAAAAAGTACCAACAATATTGAGGTTTATATGGCGCTTTGGGCACAGGGAGTGGAGGATGTTGATAAAACCGTAGTATACTTACAGGAACTTCTTGACAAAGGAACAATTGAAAAAAAATGTCTGGCGTTAAAATTCGCAAGTGAATTATGCCATCCGGCCATAGAAATGCCCTTATACTATCAGGCTGTAAAAGAACCAAATTTACAGATTCTGGCCTTTTGTTTTAAAGGAATGAATCCCCTTTTAAATGCTAATGCGAAATCGGAGTTTTATATTAATAATGACGATTTCCCTGCTTTTTTTGACCAATTAGATGCGCTTTTAGGACAGATAAGCGAGAAAGAAAAAGTATTCGACGGAAAGGTATTTTCCTGGCTGAAAGCAAAATTCAACAGGAATGATATTTACGAAGCGATGATCTTATTAGTAGGGCAGGACAGGGGAAAACTGGACAGGATAATGGAGAACTTCTCCGGGATGGCTATAAGCCTTAGGGAATCACTAACGCGAAACATCCTGAAAGACTTCTATCAGTATTCGTTTTCGTATGGTGAAAAAAACAATAAAAATATACCTTCTGATTTTCAAAGAGAATTTGCCTTTAAGCTATTAAAAGACAGGGGCGAGGCCATAGTGGCAACAGCCATCAATACATTAAAGCCTCTTAAATTAAATGAAAAGGAATTAAACCATTTTTTTGAACTGTTTAAAAGAAAAGGAGCGACCCTAAGAATGCACCTGATCGACCTGATATTAAAGCAGGATGACGAACAGCTCAACGCCTTTATAGCAAATCTGTTAACAAACGGTGACAGCGAACAGCGAATGGCTGGTTTGGAACTAATGATAAAATTGAAAGAAGCATCGAGGCTGCTGCCGGAAATTGAAAATTGGACTGCAGCATTCAATAAAAGAGCAAAAATATCTGAAAAAGAGCAAAAAATAATCCGGCAACTTTCAGATCATAACGAAACAGCGATTCTTTCGGCAGCAAATGGCTATGGTTTATACGATCCGGAAAAAATAAGCCCTTTTGCCTTGCCGGTAATAGAAGAAGATAGTTACTATAAAAAAGCGGTAAAAGAAAATAAATATGGTTTTTCAAAACCATTGCACATCATTAAATCTGATTTGGAACAATTGAGTGCGCTTTATTTGAACAATAAGGAATATGAATATACCAGTGAAGATTATTACGGAAAAAAAGAGAAAATACTGTTAGGAAACCGGTTCTCACCAACGAGGTACTCATTTGAAGGACTTTCCTTGAGGGAGAAGTACGAATGTTATCCGTTGTTTGAGCTATGGGAAAAATGGTATCTGGATTCAAAATTACAGCCTGTAGATTTATTCCTGCTCACATTTGCAGAACGAAATGATCGGAAAGCCTGGCGGGAAATACTGGAAAATGAGGTGTTCTATTTTGCCGACTTTATCCCTAATCCTGATAACAGCCGTTATCAATGGAATAATCCGATCAGTAAAATTTTAGTAGCTTTAGGCGGGATTTACCCGTTTGAAGAGAAAAATAAATACTTGGTGGATGCCTGTATTCAGGTATATTCCAAATTGCCGGATACGGTATTGAAGTATAAAAGAAACCAGGAACAAACGAGCTATTACAGTTGGAGTCATGATGAGCACGAGTATGGCAGCGGATGGCAGGCTGAGCGCTGTTTTAATGTTTTTCTCAATGGCATCGAACTTAAACCTGATGATGAGCTTGCCAAAAAAGTCTGGAATTTATACCGGTGGAAACAATATTCGGGACTTGCTGAAAATATTGGTAAAAATGTGCCGCCGCTTTATGTTTTCTCAAGGGCCTATGAACAGCATCTGGTCACCAAGGACGAACTGATTTCTGCGATGCTGCTACCAAACAGGATTCAATGGCTGTCGGCAGATAAAAAAAATAACAGAGATGCAGATGATGTGTTGAAAGACTTTCCGTTTGTAAAGCCTTTTTTTGAAACAATAAGAGAATATCTGCTTGATATTGAATTAAAAAGGAAGAGTTCAGCAACTCCGGTAACGATTTTTGCACAAAACCTTAAAAAAATCTATGGAATTAATCGCTTTAAAGAATTATTGACCGGACTTGGTAAAGCGAGTTTATATAAAGGATATATCTATTCATGGTCGGGTTCCGAAATGAATAAACAGCAATTATTCACCAGTTTGTTAAAGAAATGTTTTCCGTTGCCAGCAGATAACCAGGACGCTTTTAATGCAGCGATGAGGGATAGTGGTATTTCGGAAAATAGATTAATAGAAGCAGCAGTATATGCACCGCAATGGCAGCAATTTATAAGTAATTATCTGGGATGGAACGGACTTGATGAAGCAATATGGTGGATGCATGCCCATACCAAAACAGCAGCTTATCAGCAAAGCAATGCTGAAGATGAAAGTGAGATCGCCAAATATTCAACATTGGATGTAGATGACTTTAAAGATGGAGCCGTTGATAAAGAATGGTTTGACAGCGCTTACAAAAAACTGGGTAAAAAACGTTGGGAACTCGTTTATAATGCCGCCAGGTATATTAGTGAAGGAAACGGGCACCGCAGGGCAAGATTGTATGCCGATACCATCTTGGGCGACCTTAAAATTCGCGAAGTTACCGCCAAAGTGAAAGATAAAAGAGATCAGGATTATTTAAGAGTATATGGATTGGTGCCGCTGAGTAAAACAAATTCTGAAAAAGACGTATTAGGACGTTACCTGTATTTGCAACAGTTTAAAAAAGAAAGCAGGGATTTCGGAGCTCAGCGACAGGCCAGTGAAGCACTTGCGATACGGGTGGCGATGGAGAATCTCGCCAGAAATGCCGGATATCCGGATCCGATTCGTTTAACCTGGGCTATGGAAACCAAACAGGTGCTGGAAATCCTTTCTGATGCTACCGAGATTAAAATCGATGATATTGTCCTGAACCTTGTTGTGGATAGCGACGGTAAAGCAGATGTTGAGGTATCTAAAGAGGGAAAAATGCTAAAATCGATTCCTGCTAAATACAAAAAAGAGAAATCGGTTCTGGCTCTTAATGAGCATAAGAAAGTTTTGAGGGAACAATTCAGCCGTTCGAGAAAAGGATTGGAAGAAGCAATGATCAGGGGTGATGAATTCCATTTTGAAGAAATGGAAGTATTGATACAGCATCCTGTAATAGCCGGACATCTTCAAAAACTCGTTTTTGTGCTGGAAAGAGAAAGTGCTGTTCATATCGGATTCTATCACAAAGGGAATCTGGTTGATTTTGCAGGAGAATTGTACCCGATACAAAAAGAAGAAACAATACGCATTGCCCATTGTTACGACTTGCATGCTTCCGGAACATGGAGGGAATTTCAGCATTATTGTTTTGAAAAAGAATTGGTGCAGCCGTTTAAACAGATTTTCAGGGAACTCTATGTGCCAACGGCAGATGAGCTGGCGGTAGGCGGTGTTTCAGGAAGATATGAAGGACATCAGGTGCAGCCTAAAAAAACAGTAGCACTCCTGAAATCCAGAGGCTGGAAAGTGGATTATGAAACGGGATTGCAGAAACTTTACAGAAAAGAAGGTTATACGGTAAAACTGTATGCTATGGCAGATTGGTTTACCCCAAGTGATGTTGAAAGCCCGACATTGGAAACTGTTGAATTTCATGATCTGAAGACCTATAAAAACATTCCTTTTTCAGAAATCGATCCCCGAATTTTTTCGGAAGTGATGAGGGATATTGATTTGGTGGTCAGCGTTGCCCATGTGGGAGGTGTTGATCCGGAAAGTAGCCATTCTACTATTGAAATGAGAGCGGTTATCCTGGAAGAATCCATACGATTGTTTAAACTGGGGAATGTTGAGGTTAAAGGAAGTCATGTAATGATAAACGGAACATACGGAACATACAGCCTGCATTTGGGAAGTGCCATTGTGCATCAACTGCCGGGAAGATACCTGTCTATATTGCCGGTGCATTCGCAGCATAGAGGAAGATTGTTTCTGCCGTTCCTGGATGAAGACCCGAAAACTTCCGAAATTATAGCAAAAGTATTGCTGCTGTCGAGAGATAAAGAAATACAGGATCCGACAGTTTTATCGCAGATAGAAATGTATAGTAATTGA
- a CDS encoding RtcB family protein: MEKITGTDLISVGYKQNAVLGIALKIAAANSESIGKEALLIQLQKVNENPENYLDDPILEDLATKIIEEANAPKEEIIPLNEVAKEYNIFGEQHIEEGARKQMHIAMKLPVTVAGALMPDAHQGYGLPIGGVLATKNAIIPYGVGVDIGCRMALSVYDIPESHFYENEAKYKRELIAHTKFGAGHGYHGRYKSSHDVLDRKEFSLTPFIKNLQDKAWSQLGTSGGGNHFVEFGIIEFAEKDEILNIEKGNYVALLTHSGSRGMGATIAGHYTRLAKQICKLPQEASNLAYLDMNSQEGQEYWLAMNLAGDYASACHQVIHDKMQKAVGATVLAKVENHHNFAWKEIWNNEEVIVHRKGATPAAKGVMGIIPGSMTAPGFLVRGKGEASAINSASHGAGRQMSRTQAVKNITKADMSAVLKEHGVTLVGAGRDEAPMAYKDITVVMEAQKELIDVVAKFTPKLVRMADDGSHED; this comes from the coding sequence ATGGAAAAAATAACAGGAACCGATTTAATTTCGGTAGGATATAAACAAAATGCCGTTTTAGGAATAGCCTTAAAAATAGCCGCTGCCAATTCGGAAAGTATTGGAAAAGAAGCGCTGTTAATACAGTTGCAAAAGGTAAATGAAAACCCGGAAAATTATCTGGATGACCCGATTCTGGAAGATCTTGCAACAAAGATTATTGAAGAAGCAAATGCGCCAAAAGAGGAAATTATACCGCTAAATGAAGTGGCAAAAGAATATAATATTTTTGGCGAACAGCATATAGAAGAAGGAGCCCGGAAGCAAATGCATATCGCCATGAAACTGCCGGTTACGGTTGCCGGAGCTTTAATGCCGGATGCTCATCAGGGGTACGGATTACCTATTGGCGGTGTTCTGGCTACAAAAAATGCTATTATTCCGTATGGTGTGGGTGTCGATATCGGTTGCCGTATGGCGCTATCTGTTTATGATATCCCGGAAAGCCATTTCTATGAAAATGAGGCAAAATACAAAAGAGAGCTGATTGCCCATACAAAGTTTGGTGCCGGTCACGGTTATCATGGCCGGTATAAATCTAGCCATGATGTTTTGGATAGAAAAGAATTCAGCCTGACGCCTTTTATTAAAAACTTGCAGGATAAAGCCTGGTCCCAATTGGGAACTTCCGGAGGTGGTAATCACTTCGTGGAATTCGGGATCATTGAATTTGCGGAAAAAGACGAAATCCTGAATATTGAAAAAGGAAATTATGTGGCCTTACTAACGCATTCCGGTTCAAGAGGAATGGGAGCGACAATTGCGGGACATTACACCCGGCTGGCAAAGCAAATCTGTAAATTGCCGCAGGAAGCGTCCAATTTAGCCTATCTGGATATGAACTCACAGGAAGGACAGGAATATTGGCTGGCGATGAATCTGGCTGGTGATTATGCTTCGGCCTGCCATCAAGTCATTCATGATAAAATGCAAAAAGCGGTTGGAGCAACGGTATTGGCTAAGGTGGAAAACCATCATAATTTTGCCTGGAAAGAAATCTGGAACAATGAAGAAGTGATTGTACATCGAAAAGGAGCCACACCGGCAGCAAAAGGAGTGATGGGAATCATTCCCGGATCGATGACGGCACCGGGATTCCTGGTGAGAGGAAAAGGAGAGGCCAGTGCCATCAACTCTGCCTCACATGGAGCCGGGCGTCAAATGAGCCGGACACAGGCCGTGAAAAATATTACTAAAGCCGATATGAGTGCCGTTCTGAAAGAACACGGTGTTACCCTGGTGGGAGCCGGAAGAGACGAAGCGCCAATGGCATATAAAGATATCACAGTGGTCATGGAAGCGCAAAAAGAGCTGATCGATGTTGTGGCTAAATTTACACCCAAACTGGTGCGAATGGCGGATGACGGTAGTCATGAAGATTAA